A single genomic interval of Helianthus annuus cultivar XRQ/B chromosome 6, HanXRQr2.0-SUNRISE, whole genome shotgun sequence harbors:
- the LOC110945082 gene encoding DNA mismatch repair protein MSH7-like encodes MDEDDKELITILYDFYNYDAGDTKFSQRFSKFTQVNFFLPLYFELHPEWQDFVVVITLLSINSSFEDAIDDAIEKLLARMYKVGRVEQLETADQAKSRGNSSVIQRKLVQVLTPSTLIHGNIGPQAVHLLSLKEGTSDPADGTTAFGFAFVDCASLQFWIGSVTDDASCAALGALLMQ; translated from the exons ATGGACGAAGACGATAAAGAACTTATTACTATATTGTATGATTTCTACAACTATGATGCCGGAGACACAAAATTCAGTCAACGTTTTTCAAAGTTTACACAGGTTAACTTCTTTTTGCCTCTTTATTTTGA GTTACATCCCGAATGGCAAGATTTTGTGGTTGTTATCACTTTGCTCTCAATCAATTCCTCATTTGAAGATGCAATTGATGATGCTATTGAAAAGCTTCTTGCTCGTAT GTATAAAGTTGGGAGAGTTGAGCAGTTGGAAACAGCAGATCAAGCAAAATCAAGAGGCAATTCTTCT GTAATTCAAAGGAAATTGGTACAGGTGCTTACACCATCAACGTTGATTCATGGTAATATTGGGCCTCAAGCTGTTCATCTTCTTTCTCTAAAGGAG GGTACAAGTGATCCTGCTGACGGTACAACTGCATTTGGATTTGCCTTTGTCGACTGTGCCTCTTTACAGTTCTGGATTGGATCCGTCACTGATGATGCTTCCTGTGCGGCTTTAGGGGCTTTATTGATGCAG